One Deltaproteobacteria bacterium DNA segment encodes these proteins:
- a CDS encoding ATPase, translating into MRASLDVKAINEMVERESAFIDRIMGEVGKVIVGQRYMVERILIGLLAGGHCLIEGVPGLAKTLTVKTLARTLRAKFQRIQFTPDMLPADITGTTIYNMQTGQFTEKKGPVFANLVLADEINRAPAKVQSALLEAMQERQVTIGDRTHPLPEPFLVMATQNPIEQEGTYALPEAQLDRFMLMIHVSYPTKEEERRIMDAMTAPVAAEPEAVSSLDDVLSGRRTLSQIYLDDKLRDYIVDIVYATREPNDYGLRDIADFIEYGASPRASIYLNMAARAHAFLRHRGYVTPEDVKAVGADVLRHRIVLTYEAEAEEVTAEDVVRRLLETVEVP; encoded by the coding sequence ATGCGAGCGTCACTGGACGTAAAGGCGATCAACGAGATGGTCGAGCGCGAGAGCGCGTTCATCGACCGCATCATGGGCGAGGTCGGCAAGGTGATCGTCGGCCAACGGTACATGGTCGAGCGAATTCTCATTGGCCTGCTCGCGGGCGGCCACTGCCTCATCGAAGGCGTCCCCGGGCTCGCCAAGACGCTCACGGTCAAAACGCTCGCGCGCACGCTCCGTGCGAAGTTCCAGCGCATTCAGTTCACGCCGGACATGTTGCCGGCGGACATCACCGGCACGACCATCTACAACATGCAGACGGGCCAGTTCACCGAGAAGAAAGGCCCGGTGTTCGCCAACTTGGTGTTGGCCGACGAGATCAACCGCGCGCCCGCGAAGGTCCAGTCGGCGTTGCTCGAGGCGATGCAGGAACGCCAGGTGACGATCGGCGACCGGACGCACCCCCTGCCCGAGCCGTTTTTGGTCATGGCGACACAGAACCCGATTGAGCAGGAGGGCACCTACGCGTTGCCGGAAGCGCAGCTCGATCGCTTCATGCTGATGATCCACGTCAGCTACCCGACCAAGGAGGAGGAGCGCCGGATCATGGACGCGATGACCGCGCCCGTCGCAGCGGAGCCCGAGGCGGTCAGCTCGCTCGACGACGTGTTGTCCGGGCGTCGCACCCTGTCGCAAATCTACCTCGACGACAAGCTCCGCGACTACATCGTCGATATCGTGTATGCGACCCGCGAGCCGAATGACTACGGCCTGCGGGACATCGCGGATTTCATCGAGTACGGCGCGTCGCCGCGCGCATCGATCTATCTCAACATGGCGGCTCGCGCGCACGCGTTCTTGCGGCATCGCGGGTACGTCACGCCCGAGGACGTCAAGGCCGTGGGCGCCGACGTGTTGCGTCACCGGATCGTGCTGACGTACGAGGCCGAGGCGGAAGAAGTCACGGCGGAGGACGTCGTTCGCCGCCTGTTGGAAACGGTGGAAGTCCCCTGA
- a CDS encoding VWA domain-containing protein: MAMGRRGSGLAGAAVAYALLAAVASLCGVWLWREVDALRGNEAVALHDPWALGLWAAAAVAAWFGFHRRAARAATFSFSRVSDAAAVPGGWVARLASLPAVLRVCALALLAIALARPQTYRSEDIEVEGIDIMIVLDLSRSMEERDLLRNRLDAGQRTIREFLRRRKNDRIGLVVFAEQAMLQCPLTLDYKSLDQIVADLAIGDVPEMGTAIGDGLGLALASLRRSDAASKVVILLSDGDSNVDNEMDPIAAKEAAEEMGVRVFTILLGREDAVARGGSRYAVNPELLKQIAADTGGMYFRAGDNAALERSFAKVRDTLEKTRRRVTGKVFGEIFAPFALAALVLLVLELALAMTRWRRFP, translated from the coding sequence GTGGCGATGGGTAGGCGCGGCTCGGGGCTTGCGGGAGCCGCGGTCGCCTACGCGCTGCTCGCCGCCGTCGCCTCCTTGTGCGGGGTGTGGCTGTGGCGCGAGGTGGACGCGTTGCGCGGCAACGAGGCCGTCGCGTTGCACGACCCGTGGGCGCTCGGCTTGTGGGCCGCCGCCGCGGTCGCCGCGTGGTTCGGCTTCCACCGGCGCGCGGCCCGGGCGGCGACGTTCTCGTTTTCGCGCGTGAGCGATGCGGCCGCGGTGCCGGGCGGCTGGGTCGCTCGCCTCGCGTCGCTGCCCGCCGTGTTGCGCGTGTGCGCGCTGGCGCTTTTGGCCATCGCGCTCGCGCGGCCGCAGACGTACCGCAGCGAGGACATCGAAGTCGAGGGCATCGACATCATGATCGTGCTCGACCTGTCGCGGTCGATGGAGGAACGGGATCTGTTGCGCAACCGGCTCGACGCCGGACAGCGGACGATCCGCGAGTTTCTCCGCCGTCGCAAGAACGACCGGATCGGCCTCGTCGTGTTCGCTGAACAGGCGATGTTGCAGTGTCCGCTCACGCTCGATTACAAGTCTCTCGATCAGATCGTAGCCGACCTGGCCATCGGCGACGTGCCGGAGATGGGCACGGCGATCGGCGACGGTCTCGGTCTCGCGCTCGCCTCGCTGCGCCGGTCCGACGCAGCGTCCAAGGTGGTCATCCTGCTGTCGGACGGCGACTCGAACGTCGACAACGAGATGGACCCGATCGCCGCCAAGGAGGCGGCCGAGGAGATGGGCGTGCGCGTGTTCACGATCCTTCTCGGGCGCGAGGACGCGGTCGCGCGCGGCGGTAGCCGCTATGCCGTCAACCCGGAATTGCTCAAACAGATCGCAGCCGACACCGGCGGCATGTACTTCCGCGCCGGCGACAACGCGGCGCTCGAACGGAGCTTCGCCAAGGTTCGCGACACGCTCGAGAAGACGCGCCGGCGCGTGACCGGCAAGGTGTTCGGGGAAATTTTCGCGCCGTTTGCGCTGGCGGCGCTCGTGTTGCTCGTACTCGAGTTGGCACTCGCGATGACGCGCTGGAGGCGATTCCCGTGA
- a CDS encoding DUF58 domain-containing protein, translating to MLPRELLKKIRKIEIYTSRIVNNQLAGQYHSVFKGRGMAFEEVRPYHAGDDVRFIDWNVSARMNEPYVKLFVEERDRTVMLLVDMSASGWFGSREQTKREIAAELSALIAFSAIKNNDRVGLIIFTDDVERFVPPKKGAKHVLRVITEILTFEPASRRTDLVGALEFLGKVAKRRSVAFVVSDFAASGWEHAIRVASRRHDVIPAVVTDPLEEALPDVGLIALEDLETGDLVEFDSSGPAARAYAARVAAERARREDVFRRLKMDFVNVRTDQAYVSALIAFFRARARRMHLA from the coding sequence ATGCTGCCCCGCGAATTACTAAAGAAGATCCGCAAGATCGAGATTTATACGTCGCGGATCGTCAACAATCAACTCGCCGGGCAATACCACTCGGTGTTCAAGGGACGCGGCATGGCGTTCGAGGAGGTGCGCCCGTACCACGCGGGTGACGACGTGCGCTTCATCGACTGGAACGTGTCGGCGCGCATGAACGAGCCCTACGTCAAGCTGTTCGTCGAGGAGCGCGATCGCACCGTGATGTTGCTGGTGGACATGAGCGCGTCCGGCTGGTTCGGATCGCGCGAGCAAACCAAGCGCGAGATCGCCGCGGAGCTGTCCGCCCTGATCGCATTCTCGGCGATCAAGAACAACGATCGCGTCGGCCTGATCATCTTTACCGACGACGTCGAGCGATTCGTGCCGCCGAAAAAGGGCGCCAAGCACGTGCTGCGCGTCATCACCGAGATCCTCACGTTCGAGCCGGCGTCGCGCCGCACCGACCTCGTGGGTGCGCTCGAATTCCTCGGCAAGGTCGCCAAGCGGCGGTCGGTCGCGTTCGTCGTGTCCGACTTCGCGGCGAGCGGTTGGGAACATGCGATCCGCGTCGCATCGCGCCGCCACGACGTCATCCCTGCAGTGGTGACTGACCCGCTCGAGGAGGCGCTCCCCGACGTCGGGTTGATCGCGCTCGAGGATCTCGAAACCGGAGACCTGGTCGAGTTTGACAGCTCGGGGCCGGCGGCGCGCGCGTATGCGGCGCGCGTGGCGGCGGAGCGGGCGCGCCGCGAGGACGTGTTCCGGCGACTCAAGATGGACTTCGTGAACGTGCGCACGGACCAGGCGTACGTGTCGGCGCTCATCGCGTTCTTCCGTGCGCGCGCGCGGCGCATGCACCTGGCATGA